Proteins co-encoded in one Megalops cyprinoides isolate fMegCyp1 chromosome 1, fMegCyp1.pri, whole genome shotgun sequence genomic window:
- the cbx8b gene encoding chromobox protein homolog 8b yields the protein MELSAVGERVFAAESIIKRRIRRGRMEYLVKWKGWSPKYSTWEPEENILDSRLFAAFEERERERELFGPKKRGPKPKTFLLRAQAKAKAKTYEFRSEAARGIRVSFPNPEPVITPRAREGLRAIVPTIFPPSTVNRGESVRIRPLEPAREHRPSALQRSPSAADGLVSAPKKRGPKPKLRFKDNLNSAPAPEPAKRRSEEQMTYGPVKLGKHGPSEGEKAGSEMRVIKLARRHQEDPTYAPKQTRAIPSGSMHHYGLDRSAHTHRAAGLDIQSCRTKECSGGLSSPQPKLKHLSKNSLYQPDGPPLRDQPSLVAKIPVSRILGEPDEDSWSPCLNNVEKVVVTDVTTNFLTVTIKESSTDQGFFKDKR from the exons ATGGAGCTGTCGGCTGTTGGAGAGAGAGTGTTCGCGGCCGAATCCATCATCAAACGGCGTATAAGAAGA GGTCGAATGGAATACCTTGTGAAATGGAAGGGCTGGTCTCCGAA ATATAGCACCTGGGAACCGGAGGAAAATATCTTGGACTCCCGCCTCTTCGCCGCATTCGAAGAGAG AGAACGTGAGAGGGAGCTCTTTGGGCCTAAAAAGAGGGGACCTAAACCGAAGACTTTTCTTCTAAGG GCTCAAGCCAAAGCTAAAGCCAAAACGTACGAATTCCGGAGTGAGGCGGCAAGGGGGATTCGGGTTTCATTCCCAAATCCAGAGCCTGTCATTACCCCAAGAGCTCGGGAGGGCTTACGGGCCATCGTACCCACCATCTTTCCTCCTAGCACTGTCAACAGGGGTGAGAGTGTGCGCATCAGACCTCTGGAGCCCGCTCGGGAGCACCGTCCCTCTGCCTTGCAAAGATCTCCTTCTGCTGCTGACGGATTAGTCTCTGCACCCAAGAAGAGGGGGCCAAAGCCAAAACTGCGCTTCAAAGACAACCTTAACAGTGCTCCGGCCCCAGAGCCTGCTAAGAGGAGGTCAGAAGAACAGATGACTTATGGCCCAGTCAAACTGGGGAAGCATGGCCCCTCTGAGGGCGAAAAGGCAGGCTCGGAGATGAGAGTAATTAAATTAGCCCGACGGCACCAGGAGGATCCCACATACGCCCCAAAACAGACACGGGCAATACCCAGTGGAAGTATGCACCACTATGGTTTAGACAggagtgcgcacacacacagagcagcaggctTGGACATTCAGAGCTGCAGGACTAAGGAATGCTCGGGTGGCTTGTCCTCTCCACAGCCCAAACTAAAGCACTTGTCAAAAAATAGCCTATACCAGCCTGATGGTCCTCCACTGAGGGACCAGCCCTCTCTTGTTGCCAAAATCCCAGTGTCCAGGATTCTTGGAGAGCCGGATGAAGATTCCTGGAGCCCTTGTCTGAACAACGTGGAGAAGGTCGTGGTGACAGATGTGACCACAAACTTTTTAACAGTAACAATTAAAGAGAGCAGCACAGATCAAGGCTTTTTCAAAGATAAAAGATGA
- the c1h17orf67 gene encoding uncharacterized protein C17orf67 homolog — translation MKKFVAFFLCLVLLAVVTDASPIIKEKLAKQLLRSKRQERPSKAGYPDEPMREHMLHMQQLEQRARETNLEHWLNPHCLPHCDRNYVHPV, via the exons ATGAAGAAGTTTGTGGCGTTTTTTCTGTGCCTGGTCCTCCTGGCCGTCGTCACAG ATGCTTCACCCATCATCAAAGAGAAATTAGCCAAACAGCTTCTCCGAAGCAAACGGCAGGAACGACCCAGTAAAGCGGGCTACCCAGATGAGCCAATGAGG GAGCACATGCTGCACatgcagcagctggagcagagagcCCGCGAGACCAACCTGGAGCACTGGCTCAATCCCCACTGCTTGCCTCACTGTGACAGGAACTACGTTCACCCCGTATAA